Proteins co-encoded in one Nicotiana sylvestris chromosome 7, ASM39365v2, whole genome shotgun sequence genomic window:
- the LOC138873641 gene encoding uncharacterized protein: MGDKVRWPKEMRSNPNRHNPDHWCEFHNDHGHKIADCRFLQSEVDHLLKQGYLTELFSEKGKQAYMKNRQEPQKPPSPKRTINVISGGEGINGVSYTAANKVSKVTITQGKRVRQVLEEDNITFNDADADGVLTPHNDALVISLIVFDTNVKQVLIDPGSSVNIILIRVLREIQVEEKIIPKAHTLSRFDNSSVVTKEEVTLTTFAEGVVKDTKFQVVDMEMAYNMILGRSCIHEMDVVPSTLHQVIKFPSPWGICQIRGDQHTSRAINSVADTSMRNQGK; encoded by the coding sequence atgggagataaggttcgatggccaaaggaaatgaggtCGAATCCAAATAGGCacaaccctgaccattggtgcgagttccaTAATGACCATGGACATAAAATAGCAGATtgtagatttttacaaagtgaggttgatcatttattaaaacaaggatatctcaccgagttattcagtgagaaaggcaagcaagcttatatgaaaaacaggcaGGAGCCTCAAAAGCCCCCCTCTCCCAAAAGAACTATTAATGTTATAAGTGGGGGCGAAGGCATCAATGGCGTATCATATACTGCAGCCAACAAAGTTTCCAAAGTaactattacccaagggaaacgggtgcggcaggttcTAGAAGAAGAcaatattacattcaatgatgcagatgCTGACGGTGTATTAActcctcataacgatgcactggtaatatctctaaTTGTTtttgatactaatgtgaaacaagttttaattgatccaggtagttccgtgaacattattttgataagagtattacgtgagataCAAGTTGAAGAGAAaataataccaaaggcgcatactctatctagATTTGATAATTCCAGTGTCGTCACAAAAGAAGAAGTAACACTCACCACTTTTGCTGAAGGGGTCGttaaagatacaaagttccaggtagtaGACATGGAGATGGCTTATAACATGATTCTGGGGAGATCATGtatccatgaaatggatgttgttccttcaaccttgcatcaagttatcaaattcccatcgccatggggaatttgtcaaattcgcggagatcaacatacatccagggCTATTAATTCTGTTGCAGATACAAGCATGAGAAATCAAGGCAAATAG